A window of the Henckelia pumila isolate YLH828 chromosome 3, ASM3356847v2, whole genome shotgun sequence genome harbors these coding sequences:
- the LOC140890926 gene encoding probable disease resistance protein At1g61300 — protein MAEMLSNMVEKLANLGAEKIRDSYGTEGKMRILESEIQALGNRAADVRTMLREEEVHTGRKRKREVKDWLEKVDVKKTELDNLNQQLQQTRFYNFNSRLHLGSLMKEMKLEVDKLVECGKFAEGFFLEVCKTKGRPLVTTKCRGQRALEQNLKTVWTWLMNDGALRIGIYGMGGVGKTTLAMHIHDKLLSDPTFNCYVYWIDVSQDSSIHKLQNDIAHVLNLDLSNENNENHRAARLFEALKRRNRFVLILDDVWKNFEIEKIGIPLGTNGSKLLITSRSVDVCNRMGCEKNIKVDVLCEVEAWELFLNKLGSGTKLSHETEKVAKDVAKMCAGLPLGITTIGGSMRGLTDIHEWRDALEELKESSMGTDDMETEVFPVLFCSFNRLRDPKLQRCFLYCSLYPEGYRIPREELIAKFISEDLMDKRKSRQANFDQGHSVLNKLENASLLERTDYGRVKIHDLIRDMALRVTSSDPKFMVKAGLQLYGMPAEQDWQEDLDKISLMCNKISIIPPCFSPKCHKLSSLILRRNPLEVIPESFFLHMRGLRVLDLSYTWIQVLPNSVDELGNLNTLLLAHCLDLKYLPPLTKLVELKELDLNKNQIKELPPGMQNLINLKSLNLGDMSSLEMIPAGLFPKLSLLERLIVPDHLQVRGEEMEWLKKLEEFQGSFCDVHDLNKFIISQQRHGKLSFYNISVGKSDSGSLVQSNKKILSCKLLTLKGYCFTRERGRADKVLLPQNIQQLVISKCVGLNSSLSDIFPSLNYLTSLKILRLGRCEVTCISRYNPSDPMKGEQMPCCIPFRSLERLILYMLPDLTSLIKCDVAVTAAPLYGTFCCLKELHIKFCNKIRKLFTLRLLHNLSNLEEIHISECAELEEIIETDEDNNSESTSISPCSMLYSSSHEDRAIITLTKLRRISLKWLPQLKSICRETILCDSIENIVLLQCYKLKMLPFYVLHPPSLEQIWIGKEDQGWWDSIECSHPNAKDIFQPYVKRLGVWLQTSTAKPSLKAMVFAVMFIKRLQYCQGF, from the coding sequence ATGGCTGAGATGCTGTCAAACATGGTGGAGAAGTTGGCAAATCTTGGTGCGGAAAAGATCCGCGACTCTTATGGTACTGAGGGTAAAATGAGAATTCTTGAAAGTGAAATCCAAGCTCTAGGAAACCGAGCAGCTGATGTGCGTACCATGTTGCGTGAAGAAGAAGTCCACACTGGTAGAAAAAGAAAGAGAGAAGTTAAAGATTGGCTAGAGAAAGTGGATGTAAAGAAAACTGAATTGGACAACTTGAACCAACAATTACAGCAAACAAGATTTTATAACTTTAATTCCCGTCTACATCTGGGAAGCCTTATGAAGGAGATGAAGTTGGAGGTTGATAAACTTGTTGAATGTGGTAAATTTGCTGAGGGGTTTTTTCTTGAAGTTTGCAAGACGAAGGGGAGGCCATTAGTGACCACAAAATGTAGAGGGCAACGAGCTTTAGAACAAAATTTGAAGACTGTTTGGACGTGGTTAATGAATGACGGTGCCTTACGAATTGGCATATATGGAATGGGAGGAGTCGGTAAAACAACATTAGCGATGCATATCCACGACAAACTCCTGAGTGATCCTACATTCAACTGTTATGTGTATTGGATAGATGTCTCACAAGACTCCAGCATTCACAAATTGCAGAATGACATTGCCCATGTTCTGAACCTAGATCTCTCCaatgaaaataatgaaaatcATAGAGCTGCACGGTTGTTCGAGGCACTAAAGAGGAGAAATAGATTTGTGCTGATCTTGGATGATGTGTGGAAGAATTTTGAGATTGAAAAGATAGGAATTCCACTTGGAACAAATGGAAGCAAGTTGCTGATAACTAGTAGATCAGTGGATGTTTGTAATAGAATGGGTTGTGAAAAGAACATAAAAGTTGATGTTCTATGTGAGGTGGAAGCTTGGGAATTGTTCTTGAACAAGCTTGGTAGTGGCACAAAACTTTCTCATGAAACAGAAAAAGTTGCAAAAGATGTGGCAAAGATGTGTGCTGGCTTGCCACTTGGAATTACAACGATTGGTGGAAGCATGAGAGGTCTCACAGACATTCATGAATGGAGAGACGCATTAGAGGAACTGAAAGAATCTTCAATGGGGACAGATGACATGGAAACCGAGGTTTTCCCTGTACTATTTTGTAGCTTTAACCGCTTGAGGGATCCGAAGTTGCAGCGTTGTTTTCTATACTGCTCGTTGTACCCTGAAGGCTACAGGATTCCAAGAGAAGAATTGATTGCGAAATTTATTTCCGAGGACTTGATGGATAAAAGGAAGAGTAGACAAGCCAACTTTGATCAGGGCCACTCAGTACTGAATAAGTTGGAGAATGCCTCCTTATTAGAAAGAACTGACTATGGACGTGTGAAGATTCACGACTTGATCAGAGACATGGCCCTCAGGGTCACAAGTAGTGATCCCAAATTCATGGTCAAAGCCGGGCTTCAGCTGTATGGAATGCCTGCGGAGCAGGATTGGCAAGAGGATTTGGATAAGATATCCTTGATGTGCAACAAGATATCTATCATTCCTCCTTGCTTCTCACCCAAATGCCACAAGCTCTCGTCTCTGATTTTGCGAAGAAATCCTCTTGAGGTGATTCCAGAAAGTTTTTTTCTGCATATGCGTGGTCTTCGAGTTCTAGACTTAAGTTACACTTGGATTCAGGTGTTACCGAATTCTGTAGACGAATTGGGGAATCTTAATACACTGTTACTAGCACACTGTCTTGACCTCAAGTATTTGCCACCTCTAACAAAACTCGTGGAGCTGAAAGAACTTGATCTCAACAAGAATCAAATCAAAGAATTGCCTCCAGGCATGCAAAATTTGATCAATCTCAAGTCTCTAAATTTGGGGGATATGAGCAGTCTCGAAATGATACCAGCTGGATTATTTCCGAAACTCTCCCTTCTGGAACGCCTTATTGTTCCTGATCATCTTCAAGTGAGAGGAGAAGAGATGGAATGGTTGAAAAAGTTGGAAGAATTTCAGGGATCGTTCTGTGATGTGCATGATCTCAACAAATTCATCATATCCCAACAAAGACATGGGAAACTTAGCTTTTACAATATTTCTGTAGGTAAGTCCGATTCTGGATCATTGGTTCAAtcgaacaaaaaaatattaagttgtAAACTGCTGACTTTGAAAGGATACTGCTTCACGAGAGAAAGAGGAAGAGCAGACAAAGTTTTGCTGCCACAGAACATCCAACAATTGGTAATATCTAAATGTGTTGGCCTGAATAGCAGCTTGTCAGATATATTTCCATCATTGAACTATTTAACTAGCTTGAAAATATTGAGACTCGGCCGATGCGAAGTTACGTGCATTTCAAGATACAATCCCAGTGACCCAATGAAAGGAGAACAAATGCCGTGCTGCATCCCATTCCGAAGCCTCGAAAGACTGATTCTTTATATGTTACCTGATCTCACTTCTCTCATAAAATGTGATGTAGCTGTGACAGCTGCACCTCTGTACGGCACCTTCTGTTGTCTGAAAGAGTTGCATATCAAATTTTGCAACAAAATAAGGAAGCTGTTCACACTGAGGCTGCTGCACAATCTTAGCAACCTTGAGGAGATTCATATATCTGAATGTGCAGAATTGGAGGAAATAATAGAGACTGACGAAGATAATAACTCAGAATCAACTAGCATCAGTCCCTGCTCAATGCTGTATTCTTCTTCTCACGAAGATCGAGCCATTATCACCTTAACGAAGCTAAGAAGAATCTCTTTGAAATGGTTGCCACAATTAAAAAGCATCTGCAGGGAGACGATATTATGTGATTCTATCGAGAATATTGTACTCCTTCAATGCTATAAATTAAAGATGCTTCCTTTCTATGTGCTCCATCCCCCGTCTCTGGAACAGATTTGGATCGGAAAAGAAGACCAAGGCTGGTGGGACTCAATAGAATGTAGTCACCCGAATGCAAAGGATATCTTTCAACCTTATGTTAAACGTTTGGGTGTGTGGTTGCAAACAAGCACAGCTAAGCCAAGCTTGAAGGCAATGGTTTTTGCTGTAATGTTTATCAAGAGGCTTCAATACTGTCAAGGGTTCTAA